A window from Nitrospirota bacterium encodes these proteins:
- a CDS encoding class I SAM-dependent methyltransferase, which translates to MTTSFYDREYFEGKTRQSPPYTRDLIYPLADRTAAFLCRYRTPGRALDIGCAKGFLVEALHARGVIGAVGVDISFYAVSQSAPPAHGHLIVADAQSGLPVRSGSCDLVTALDLFEHLEQPLPVLREIRRVLSGSGAAYVKICHPRHPNAKRDPSHVNVQPLSYWTRLFRAARLRWRRVYEADITEGAGIADRCKAIVRRVHEWAVIGTPADYKFLLWPDAER; encoded by the coding sequence ATGACGACTTCGTTCTACGATCGGGAGTACTTCGAGGGCAAGACTCGCCAGAGCCCTCCTTATACCCGCGACCTGATCTATCCGCTGGCGGACCGAACGGCGGCGTTTCTCTGCCGTTACAGAACACCTGGCCGGGCACTGGACATCGGTTGCGCGAAAGGATTCCTGGTCGAGGCGCTTCACGCCAGAGGTGTGATAGGGGCGGTGGGAGTGGATATCAGTTTCTATGCGGTGTCCCAGAGTGCGCCTCCGGCGCATGGCCATCTGATCGTGGCAGACGCGCAATCGGGTCTTCCGGTGCGATCGGGGAGCTGCGATCTGGTCACCGCGCTCGACTTGTTTGAGCATCTCGAACAACCGCTACCGGTTCTACGGGAGATCCGGCGGGTCCTCAGCGGGAGCGGTGCCGCCTATGTGAAGATCTGCCACCCGCGCCATCCTAACGCAAAACGGGATCCATCCCATGTGAATGTGCAGCCGTTGTCCTACTGGACGAGACTCTTCCGAGCCGCGCGCCTCCGTTGGCGGCGGGTCTATGAAGCGGACATCACGGAGGGGGCTGGCATTGCGGACCGGTGCAAAGCGATCGTGCGCCGGGTGCACGAATGGGCTGTGATTGGCACTCCTGCGGACTACAAGTTTCTTCTGTGGCCCGATGCAGAGCGGTGA
- a CDS encoding glycosyltransferase encodes MLSVSVVIPVLNAARTLPLCLAALGRLDPKPDEIIFVDNGSSDGSQGLLNAFESDHAGWTVRCLVQPKHGASAARNTGIKAAAGEVIAFTDADCEPDVDWLKQLVVPFEDQAVGGVAGRIAGATGGSVLELFSSLYTLQSPEQPSLHTTWTPWAGGFPTANLAVRRSLLEQLGGFDEGVTIYGEDYDLCARLYRRGSAVAYRPEAVVRHHHRNTLAGLLRQAYGFGCSHAYLFGRHRPKGLWMELPRYATVWASAPVNGWLDGASADKKLLGILALWGLYQPLWWLLPLYALWMIREAGKRAALAGAPPSVTVAVGLAGLLLAKSAALTAGRWRGSWKYGAVCL; translated from the coding sequence ATGTTGAGCGTCTCCGTCGTCATTCCCGTTTTGAATGCGGCACGGACACTGCCGCTCTGTCTGGCCGCGCTCGGCCGGCTCGATCCGAAGCCGGATGAGATCATCTTTGTCGACAACGGATCGTCCGACGGCAGCCAGGGACTCCTCAACGCCTTCGAATCCGATCATGCGGGATGGACCGTTCGATGCCTGGTCCAGCCCAAACACGGCGCCTCGGCGGCAAGGAATACGGGAATCAAAGCCGCGGCCGGGGAGGTCATCGCCTTCACCGACGCCGATTGCGAACCGGACGTGGATTGGTTGAAGCAGCTCGTCGTTCCGTTCGAGGACCAGGCCGTCGGAGGAGTCGCCGGGCGGATCGCGGGTGCCACCGGCGGGTCGGTCTTGGAGCTCTTCAGTTCGCTGTATACGCTGCAATCGCCGGAACAGCCGTCGCTCCATACGACCTGGACCCCGTGGGCCGGCGGGTTTCCCACCGCCAACCTGGCCGTGCGGCGTTCCCTGCTCGAGCAGCTCGGCGGGTTCGACGAGGGCGTGACGATCTACGGCGAGGACTACGATCTCTGCGCGCGACTCTATCGACGAGGATCGGCCGTTGCCTATCGACCCGAGGCGGTCGTGCGGCACCATCATCGCAACACGCTGGCCGGGCTTCTCCGCCAAGCGTACGGGTTCGGATGCAGCCATGCCTATCTGTTCGGACGTCACCGGCCGAAAGGCCTGTGGATGGAACTGCCGCGATATGCCACGGTCTGGGCGTCGGCCCCCGTGAACGGGTGGCTGGACGGCGCCTCAGCCGATAAAAAGCTGCTTGGGATTCTGGCGCTGTGGGGGCTCTATCAGCCGCTGTGGTGGCTGCTGCCGCTCTATGCGCTGTGGATGATCAGGGAGGCGGGCAAACGGGCCGCGCTCGCCGGCGCTCCGCCCTCCGTGACCGTAGCCGTCGGACTCGCGGGCTTGTTGCTCGCGAAATCGGCCGCGCTGACGGCCGGACGGTGGCGAGGCTCGTGGAAATATGGGGCCGTCTGCTTGTGA
- a CDS encoding flippase, producing MTDSLKGISLTRATSLLLTGRVLGFVLSLGNSIILARLLGVEYLGQYAYAMGLAAMFGLLPNLGISAVVTRTIALEPQTSLGTLRAAVRAQVLLAVFVFGAVIGFAAVLPAQPVPTTYVILAAAQLALGTLSWPYLAVLGGRARYDRLAVAELVVGLAGTGLLGLAAIWQASVAAFLWAQVIAAGLSILVGRVVAAPFLPQTMSKPVSIRTLFGQAIPFGAAAAVQGFYTRADIMLLGQMSSPAIVGLYSAAYKPINMVINFGSTIAGALFPYLVQESRTGSSGSFDRLMKVLIVVAPGLALGLTGFAPILLALLYGRDFTAGAPILMILAWSAAANWLYAPLSVALQARGKERQWAVALASVFFLNLALNLWTIALWEGVGAAVSTLVSEAVLLGVAAFLVRRYLRFSISLRVARSVFGAALLGGGLLYALWSTGAVPATAAALMGYGGMLLLFRVASTDDLLKLMGRFRETLQGHARA from the coding sequence ATGACCGACAGCCTCAAGGGCATCTCGCTCACACGTGCAACCAGCCTGCTGCTGACCGGCCGTGTGCTGGGCTTTGTGCTGTCGTTAGGCAACTCGATCATCCTGGCCCGGCTCCTCGGTGTCGAGTATCTGGGACAATACGCCTATGCGATGGGGCTTGCTGCCATGTTCGGGCTTTTGCCGAATCTCGGTATCAGCGCCGTTGTTACTCGCACGATCGCGCTTGAGCCGCAGACCAGCCTGGGCACGCTCCGCGCAGCAGTGCGTGCGCAAGTGCTGCTAGCCGTTTTCGTGTTCGGCGCGGTGATCGGTTTCGCTGCCGTTCTTCCGGCACAGCCGGTTCCGACGACGTATGTCATTCTGGCGGCGGCGCAACTTGCGTTGGGAACACTGAGTTGGCCCTATCTGGCCGTGCTGGGCGGACGGGCCCGGTATGATCGATTGGCGGTTGCAGAATTGGTCGTCGGCCTTGCAGGCACAGGGCTGCTGGGTCTGGCGGCGATCTGGCAGGCCAGCGTCGCGGCGTTCCTGTGGGCACAGGTGATCGCCGCCGGATTGTCGATCCTCGTGGGGCGAGTCGTGGCCGCGCCCTTCCTGCCCCAAACTATGAGCAAACCGGTTTCCATTCGCACGCTGTTCGGTCAGGCGATTCCGTTCGGTGCGGCGGCGGCCGTTCAGGGGTTCTACACGAGGGCTGACATCATGCTCTTAGGACAGATGTCCTCGCCCGCAATCGTGGGGCTCTACAGCGCGGCCTATAAGCCCATCAACATGGTGATCAACTTCGGATCCACAATCGCCGGGGCGTTGTTTCCCTATCTGGTGCAAGAGTCGCGAACGGGATCCTCGGGGAGTTTCGACCGTCTGATGAAGGTCTTAATCGTCGTGGCGCCGGGCCTTGCTCTGGGCTTGACCGGCTTCGCGCCGATCTTGTTGGCCTTGCTGTATGGGCGGGACTTCACGGCCGGAGCCCCAATCTTGATGATTTTGGCCTGGTCCGCCGCGGCCAATTGGCTCTATGCGCCGTTGAGCGTGGCTCTGCAGGCGAGAGGAAAGGAGCGGCAGTGGGCTGTGGCGCTGGCCAGTGTCTTCTTCTTGAATCTCGCTCTGAACCTGTGGACCATCGCGCTCTGGGAAGGGGTCGGAGCCGCGGTGAGCACGCTGGTCTCCGAAGCGGTGCTGCTAGGAGTGGCGGCGTTCCTGGTCCGCCGCTACCTCCGCTTTTCCATCTCGCTGCGCGTTGCGCGTTCGGTGTTCGGCGCGGCGCTGCTTGGCGGAGGCCTGCTCTATGCGCTCTGGTCGACCGGCGCAGTACCGGCTACGGCGGCGGCGCTGATGGGCTACGGCGGGATGTTGTTGCTGTTCCGGGTGGCGTCGACTGACGATCTGCTCAAGTTGATGGGACGGTTTCGAGAAACTCTCCAGGGGCATGCCCGCGCCTGA
- a CDS encoding class I SAM-dependent methyltransferase, which translates to MATCMLCGGTNWRIIEQAGGTCVVRCACDLVFVTPTPSRDVIERAYDREYYSAWEKQGNARRKIWDRRMELVAGLCPVPGRLLDIGCGDGTFLRIAKAGGWDVTGTELSPCAADAGGGLDVRQGEVWEAELPEGWFDVVTGWHVIEHVSDPRRVLAELYRVLRPNGWLVLATPNLHDYVFRAAYRMARLKPPSLYEPDERELHLFHFSSATLAKLVSSAGFRDARVGFDRGAAAERGKRLVNAVAYGWYRLTGLNWGMGIELVARKPAVPSGTAGG; encoded by the coding sequence ATGGCAACCTGCATGCTCTGCGGAGGAACGAACTGGCGGATCATCGAGCAGGCCGGAGGGACCTGTGTCGTGCGCTGTGCGTGCGACCTGGTGTTCGTCACGCCGACCCCTTCTCGCGACGTCATCGAGCGGGCTTACGACCGGGAGTACTATTCCGCGTGGGAGAAACAAGGGAATGCCAGGCGAAAGATCTGGGACCGGCGCATGGAATTGGTCGCCGGCCTCTGCCCCGTACCGGGCCGGCTGCTGGACATCGGCTGCGGCGACGGGACGTTCCTGAGGATTGCCAAAGCGGGAGGCTGGGACGTGACGGGCACCGAACTTTCTCCCTGTGCGGCGGATGCCGGCGGCGGCTTGGACGTCCGGCAGGGCGAAGTCTGGGAAGCGGAATTGCCGGAAGGGTGGTTCGACGTCGTGACCGGTTGGCATGTGATCGAACATGTCTCCGATCCGCGCCGCGTCCTGGCGGAACTGTACCGCGTCCTGCGACCGAACGGCTGGCTGGTGCTCGCCACGCCGAACCTCCATGACTATGTGTTTCGCGCCGCCTATCGAATGGCCCGCTTGAAGCCGCCTTCCCTGTATGAGCCGGATGAGCGGGAATTGCATCTCTTCCACTTTTCATCCGCGACGCTCGCCAAGCTGGTGTCGTCGGCGGGATTCCGGGACGCTCGGGTCGGGTTCGATCGTGGCGCCGCCGCCGAACGGGGGAAACGGTTGGTCAACGCCGTCGCCTACGGGTGGTATCGGTTGACCGGGTTGAACTGGGGCATGGGGATCGAGTTGGTTGCAC
- a CDS encoding SGNH/GDSL hydrolase family protein encodes MSLLVKRIEKARNIWAAEGLAQAIAAACRSFYGLAADPCSRMLARFLDGWCEMSSLLTARLTHRPLVHVIGDSHVLAFKRQPSFLVYHVGPATAYKLGQDHSTTQGRQRVLRILNRVKSGDIALLSFGEIDCRIHIYYQYKKHDERIPLSQWIDRTIVSYGAFLLDVAKRGCRLCVYGIPPAGRQPNRYGYPYYAAPDLRVGIFREFNERLKAFCAAQSIPYIDIFVAASDGEGFISEEFASDEVHLNARAVEFVRGWFNRELGIDLS; translated from the coding sequence ATGTCTCTCTTAGTCAAACGGATCGAGAAAGCTCGCAACATCTGGGCCGCCGAAGGGCTCGCGCAGGCGATCGCAGCCGCTTGCCGGTCGTTTTATGGTCTGGCAGCCGATCCCTGTTCCCGGATGCTCGCCAGGTTCCTGGACGGCTGGTGCGAGATGTCGTCTCTCCTGACCGCCAGGCTCACACACCGGCCGCTCGTTCATGTGATTGGAGACAGCCATGTGCTGGCGTTCAAGCGGCAGCCTTCGTTTCTCGTTTACCATGTCGGTCCCGCTACGGCTTATAAGCTGGGACAAGATCATAGCACGACCCAGGGGAGGCAAAGAGTCCTGCGAATCTTGAACCGCGTCAAGAGCGGAGACATAGCCCTGCTGTCTTTCGGGGAGATCGATTGCCGCATTCACATCTATTACCAATACAAGAAGCACGATGAGCGGATTCCACTCAGCCAGTGGATTGACAGGACCATCGTGAGCTACGGCGCGTTCCTGCTCGACGTGGCCAAGCGAGGCTGTAGGCTGTGCGTCTACGGAATTCCGCCGGCTGGGAGGCAGCCTAACCGGTATGGGTATCCGTACTATGCCGCCCCCGATCTTCGGGTGGGTATCTTCAGGGAGTTCAACGAACGACTCAAGGCGTTTTGCGCGGCGCAGAGTATCCCCTACATCGATATCTTCGTCGCAGCATCGGACGGGGAGGGATTCATCTCGGAAGAATTTGCAAGCGACGAGGTGCACCTCAATGCGCGGGCAGTCGAGTTCGTTCGAGGCTGGTTCAATCGGGAGTTGGGGATTGACCTGTCGTGA
- a CDS encoding glycosyltransferase family 4 protein: MRLLFLAPAPPSDRRGGGALRMLHMVRFLAERFEVDLVAPAIDGVQEAERLLKNVCADLEFVPPAPVSWFRRAGHLGPYGKDPALQEAVHRRLASKRYGAVQLEKPAMIPYVPIDIRVPVVLDVWAYGLAGPLRALRHGTGAWRKARTFVQLCRYGLFDTVCWPATSWVLVVSEEDRTRCERSRPGRRVLVVPNGVDCAAVRPDWSDRPVPPVLLFTGDLAFEPNVDAARYLATKVFPAIQRRRPDAQLRLVGRNPDAKVRELAGESVAVIGDVPDMVPHLHAAAVYMAPHFTGAGTRTKLLEAMAAGLPIVTTTIGLEGIEAVPGRDVVVADDADAMIAAICRLLDDPSERRRLGMAARRLVEAQYDWPRCLAPLETVYRQLLEPRAAAC, from the coding sequence ATGCGACTGCTGTTTCTGGCCCCTGCGCCTCCGTCCGACCGGCGCGGCGGCGGCGCGTTACGGATGCTGCACATGGTGCGCTTCTTGGCGGAGCGGTTCGAGGTGGATCTGGTCGCGCCGGCGATCGACGGCGTGCAGGAGGCGGAACGGCTGTTGAAGAACGTTTGCGCGGACCTGGAGTTCGTGCCTCCGGCGCCGGTGTCATGGTTCCGGCGCGCGGGACACCTCGGACCCTATGGAAAGGATCCGGCTTTGCAGGAGGCCGTTCATCGCCGGTTGGCCTCGAAGAGGTACGGCGCCGTGCAGCTCGAAAAGCCGGCCATGATTCCCTATGTGCCGATCGACATCCGCGTGCCGGTCGTCTTGGACGTGTGGGCATACGGCTTGGCCGGTCCGCTGCGCGCGCTCCGGCACGGGACCGGCGCATGGCGCAAGGCCAGAACCTTCGTCCAACTCTGCCGCTACGGACTGTTCGATACGGTGTGCTGGCCCGCGACCTCTTGGGTCTTGGTGGTGTCCGAGGAAGACCGGACGCGCTGCGAACGGTCGCGGCCGGGACGCAGGGTGCTGGTCGTCCCGAACGGGGTGGATTGCGCCGCGGTTCGACCCGATTGGAGCGATCGCCCCGTACCGCCGGTCCTGCTGTTCACCGGCGATCTGGCATTCGAGCCGAACGTGGATGCGGCGCGGTATTTGGCCACGAAGGTCTTTCCGGCGATCCAGCGGCGCCGGCCGGATGCGCAGCTTCGTCTCGTCGGCCGCAACCCGGACGCGAAAGTACGAGAGCTGGCGGGCGAGAGCGTGGCCGTGATCGGCGACGTGCCTGACATGGTGCCGCATCTTCACGCGGCCGCCGTCTATATGGCGCCGCATTTCACCGGAGCCGGAACGAGGACCAAACTGCTGGAGGCGATGGCGGCCGGGCTACCGATCGTCACGACGACCATCGGACTCGAAGGCATCGAGGCCGTACCGGGGCGCGACGTGGTCGTGGCCGACGACGCCGACGCCATGATCGCCGCGATCTGCAGGCTGCTGGACGATCCGTCCGAACGGCGGCGATTGGGCATGGCCGCGCGCCGGCTCGTCGAAGCGCAGTACGACTGGCCGCGCTGCCTCGCGCCGCTCGAAACGGTGTATCGCCAGCTTCTGGAACCGAGGGCCGCGGCATGTTGA
- a CDS encoding glycosyltransferase, whose translation MSVIICSKDRHADLLRAIDSVRRSGGIGRSAEIVVVEETDTPRAIPGVRYVPLPRQEYGFGYARNVAVKEAGGELLLFIDDDCEAEQGWADELVAPLLENPAIQGVAGAVLVRNCGPLGYAENILGFPGGGLRYVHQAMGRVVPTNHLSTCNCAYRRDAVLNAGGFSEGARAGGEDALLAERVAKMGRCVYAPCAVVYHRTRDRFGAIFTWFVRRGYGELATWEQHLDRASYVRYLLRSSWTVRAAAFLILVSAFPPLVRLVPILALLYYVVMLWRFRFARAYPAHRRAWWLAPLVKMTMDLGAEAGRWKYFLERLRR comes from the coding sequence GTGTCCGTCATCATCTGCTCGAAAGATCGGCACGCTGACCTATTGAGGGCAATTGATTCGGTCAGACGATCGGGCGGAATCGGACGATCAGCCGAGATCGTCGTCGTTGAAGAGACAGATACACCGAGGGCGATTCCCGGCGTGAGGTATGTCCCTCTCCCCCGGCAGGAGTACGGGTTCGGCTATGCCCGGAACGTGGCGGTGAAGGAAGCCGGCGGCGAACTGCTGCTGTTCATTGACGATGATTGCGAAGCGGAGCAGGGGTGGGCCGATGAACTGGTCGCCCCGTTGCTGGAGAACCCGGCGATTCAAGGAGTGGCGGGCGCGGTCCTGGTCAGGAACTGCGGCCCGCTGGGCTACGCCGAGAATATTCTGGGATTTCCCGGCGGCGGACTGCGCTATGTGCATCAGGCGATGGGACGAGTCGTGCCGACGAACCATCTGTCCACGTGCAACTGCGCCTACCGGCGTGATGCCGTCCTGAACGCCGGCGGGTTTTCTGAAGGAGCCCGGGCGGGCGGCGAAGACGCGCTCTTGGCTGAACGGGTGGCGAAGATGGGCCGCTGCGTCTATGCGCCGTGCGCCGTGGTCTATCATCGGACCAGAGACCGGTTCGGGGCCATCTTTACCTGGTTCGTGCGACGAGGGTATGGCGAACTGGCGACCTGGGAACAGCATCTGGATCGAGCGTCGTATGTGCGATACCTGCTCCGCAGTTCGTGGACGGTCCGAGCCGCGGCGTTCCTGATCCTCGTCTCGGCGTTCCCACCGCTGGTGCGTCTGGTTCCGATCCTGGCGCTGCTGTACTACGTCGTCATGCTGTGGCGCTTCCGGTTTGCGCGCGCGTACCCGGCTCATCGACGGGCCTGGTGGCTAGCGCCGCTCGTGAAGATGACGATGGACCTCGGCGCGGAAGCGGGACGGTGGAAATATTTTCTCGAACGGCTCAGGCGATGA
- a CDS encoding O-antigen ligase family protein: MIRVLPALAAVPLALLLAGTRPTTSLTLIAGAIPLLIAFLSPLAGLYILVFSMLLGPEFLVGSLGTGATMGRGITLRFDDLLLVLVGLAWLARAAVSKEAAAFVRTPLNRTIMLYVAGCVFATLMGVLTGRVRPAGGFFFLLKYYEYFFLYFMTVNLIHTEKQIKHLVTASLLTCLAVSLYAISQIPSGARVSAPFEGEEGEPNTLGGYLVFMMAVISGLLVTRGAVTRRWPLTVLLGICGIALQATLSRASFLGAAVVALGFLVFLRRRSPLLLALLVLSMAATPFLAPRAVTERIVYTFAQPPEEGQIRIGRVRVDTSTSDRLRSWQRSFEVWKQSPLWGHGVTGGPFMDAMYPRVLTETGLLGLCAFLALMWVIFRTGKAGYQQLQDPYLRGIALGFLFGFLGLLIHAIGSNTFIIVRIMEPFWLYAGLVVRSVMLNGVEHQLAVKSDTEQKTPMVEGPARFQFGRTGAPETSGH; this comes from the coding sequence TTGATCCGAGTTCTTCCCGCGTTGGCGGCGGTGCCGCTGGCGCTCCTCCTCGCCGGTACTAGGCCGACGACCAGCCTGACCTTGATTGCGGGCGCCATCCCCTTGCTCATCGCGTTTCTCTCTCCTTTGGCGGGGCTGTACATCCTCGTCTTCTCGATGTTGCTCGGTCCGGAATTTCTCGTGGGCAGCCTGGGCACCGGGGCGACGATGGGGAGGGGCATCACCCTTCGGTTCGACGACCTGCTGTTGGTGCTGGTCGGCCTCGCTTGGCTTGCGCGCGCCGCCGTGTCCAAGGAGGCGGCGGCCTTCGTCCGGACACCCCTCAACCGCACGATCATGCTCTATGTCGCGGGCTGCGTCTTCGCGACGCTCATGGGGGTGCTCACGGGGCGCGTCAGGCCTGCGGGAGGGTTTTTCTTCCTCCTGAAGTACTACGAATACTTTTTTCTCTATTTTATGACGGTCAACCTCATTCACACCGAGAAGCAGATCAAGCACCTGGTCACCGCCAGCCTGCTCACCTGTCTTGCCGTGTCGCTGTACGCCATCTCGCAAATTCCGTCCGGCGCGCGCGTCTCCGCGCCGTTCGAAGGAGAAGAAGGGGAGCCGAACACCCTGGGCGGCTATCTGGTCTTCATGATGGCTGTCATCTCGGGCCTGTTGGTGACGCGCGGCGCGGTGACGCGACGCTGGCCCTTGACCGTCTTGTTGGGGATCTGCGGGATCGCGCTGCAGGCGACGCTGTCGCGGGCCTCGTTTCTCGGGGCCGCCGTGGTCGCGCTCGGCTTCCTGGTGTTCCTGCGCCGTCGCAGTCCCTTGCTGCTGGCGCTGTTGGTGCTGAGCATGGCCGCGACCCCCTTCCTGGCACCGCGCGCCGTCACGGAGCGGATTGTGTACACCTTTGCGCAGCCTCCGGAAGAGGGACAGATCAGGATCGGAAGAGTCAGAGTCGATACCTCGACATCGGACCGTTTGCGCTCCTGGCAGCGATCGTTCGAGGTGTGGAAGCAGTCGCCATTGTGGGGGCATGGCGTCACCGGCGGCCCCTTCATGGATGCGATGTATCCCCGGGTGCTCACGGAGACGGGCCTCTTGGGATTGTGCGCCTTCCTGGCGTTGATGTGGGTCATCTTTCGGACCGGGAAGGCCGGCTATCAGCAGCTCCAGGATCCGTACCTGCGCGGCATCGCGCTCGGGTTCCTGTTCGGCTTCCTGGGGTTGTTGATACACGCCATCGGCTCCAACACGTTCATCATCGTTCGCATCATGGAGCCGTTCTGGCTCTATGCGGGGCTGGTGGTCAGGAGCGTCATGCTGAACGGGGTTGAGCATCAGCTTGCAGTGAAATCGGACACGGAGCAGAAAACCCCGATGGTCGAAGGACCGGCCAGATTTCAGTTTGGCCGGACAGGCGCACCCGAGACAAGCGGGCACTGA
- a CDS encoding glycosyltransferase family 4 protein, translating into MTTAQPVMLVSNHAEIVGGGEVSFLAIPETLDRTRWMPIVVVPAEGAVAQRCRAMEILTHVVPMPTLRRPSPALVQSVAELHRLIVETDAAIVHANGSRAMAYAGLAGKWAKRLVIWHVRVADPGGWLDRILFSLADRVIVNSHAVGRRFAWAETGKVRCIHNGVDTARFAPRPAPKDLRKRLGVAEGEPVVASVGRFVPYKGYDDLLDAAALVRTVRPDTHWVLVGDGELQRELEAQSRRLNLGPWVHFTGWLDDVRDVLALCDVFVLPSRGEHFGRVLIEAMAMGKPVVATDGGGVPEIVRHGETGLLVPSGRPPALARVILTLLDDPAYAASLGAAGRERVEREFSLSRHVTQVERLYGELTNG; encoded by the coding sequence ATGACGACGGCGCAACCGGTCATGTTGGTGTCCAATCATGCCGAGATCGTCGGCGGGGGAGAAGTCAGCTTCCTCGCCATTCCAGAGACGCTCGATCGGACGAGGTGGATGCCTATCGTGGTTGTACCGGCCGAGGGTGCAGTCGCCCAGCGGTGCCGCGCGATGGAGATTCTGACTCACGTTGTGCCGATGCCGACCTTGCGACGGCCAAGTCCTGCGCTGGTTCAGAGCGTCGCCGAGCTCCATCGGCTGATCGTGGAGACCGATGCCGCCATCGTGCATGCCAACGGCTCGCGCGCGATGGCCTATGCAGGCCTGGCCGGCAAGTGGGCGAAACGGCTGGTCATCTGGCACGTCCGTGTGGCGGACCCGGGCGGATGGTTGGATCGAATACTCTTCAGCTTGGCCGATCGCGTGATCGTGAATTCGCATGCCGTCGGCCGGCGGTTTGCCTGGGCCGAGACCGGAAAGGTCCGGTGCATCCACAACGGCGTGGATACAGCTCGCTTTGCGCCCCGCCCGGCGCCCAAGGACCTGCGCAAGCGACTGGGGGTTGCGGAGGGCGAGCCGGTGGTGGCGAGCGTCGGGCGCTTTGTCCCGTACAAGGGATACGACGATCTGCTGGACGCGGCGGCGTTGGTACGGACAGTCAGGCCGGACACGCACTGGGTGTTGGTAGGGGACGGGGAGCTACAGAGGGAGTTGGAAGCGCAAAGCCGGAGGCTGAATCTTGGCCCATGGGTCCATTTTACCGGCTGGCTCGACGATGTGCGCGATGTCCTGGCTCTGTGCGATGTGTTCGTCTTGCCGTCCAGGGGCGAACACTTCGGCCGCGTGCTCATCGAAGCCATGGCGATGGGCAAACCGGTCGTCGCAACCGATGGAGGAGGCGTGCCTGAAATCGTCCGCCACGGCGAGACGGGCCTGCTGGTGCCGTCCGGCCGACCGCCTGCGCTGGCCCGGGTGATCCTGACCCTCCTCGACGATCCGGCTTACGCGGCATCGCTGGGGGCGGCGGGACGGGAGCGGGTGGAGCGGGAGTTCAGTTTGTCGAGACATGTGACCCAAGTGGAACGGCTGTACGGTGAGTTGACGAACGGATAG
- a CDS encoding glycosyltransferase family 1 protein, which yields MMVGIDAGPMVGRGGISGYVGPLVRTLIANHPRTEFRLLLRRGWLDVEAVSELKRFAPVQLLRIPDRAVLFWWDRLGKSLPVQRRFWSSLDLYLATCLVAPVLPRGQVISIVYDLIPLRLPNLFPESRRFRERLQRLCRRSAALVAISHQTKHDLVDLLGIDPESVHVIYPGRNQVFSPASAVRLEEIRRRYGIDGPYLLYVGALGPHKNVPTLLRAYQEARLEGGIDAKLVLVGDRRWGTDTLTVLEGLKVRGDVIVTGYVPAEDLPVLYAGSSLFVFPSLYEGFGLPVLEALSSGVPVIVSKAGALPEVVGDAGCCVDPEDPTAMAAAIGRVLRDSALRESMAAAGLKRAASFSWTQSARQVSRLLQIVTDRSQSAAG from the coding sequence ATGATGGTCGGAATCGATGCTGGACCAATGGTGGGGCGGGGAGGGATCAGCGGCTATGTCGGACCGCTCGTCCGCACGCTGATCGCCAATCATCCGCGAACGGAGTTCCGCCTCCTGTTGCGACGGGGGTGGCTCGATGTGGAAGCTGTGAGTGAGTTAAAGCGTTTCGCCCCGGTCCAACTCCTCCGGATCCCCGACCGCGCGGTGTTGTTCTGGTGGGACCGGTTGGGAAAAAGTCTGCCGGTCCAGCGACGGTTTTGGAGCAGCCTGGACCTCTACCTCGCCACCTGCTTGGTCGCGCCTGTCCTGCCGCGCGGTCAGGTGATCTCGATCGTCTATGACCTGATTCCGTTGCGCCTACCGAATCTATTTCCTGAAAGCCGGAGGTTCCGAGAAAGGCTCCAACGGCTCTGCCGGCGGTCGGCCGCGTTGGTCGCGATCTCGCATCAAACCAAGCATGATCTGGTCGACTTATTGGGTATCGACCCCGAATCGGTGCATGTCATCTATCCGGGGCGGAATCAGGTATTCAGTCCCGCTTCTGCAGTTCGTTTGGAGGAGATCCGCCGACGGTACGGCATCGACGGTCCCTATCTTCTCTATGTCGGGGCGTTGGGACCGCACAAGAACGTGCCGACGCTGCTGAGGGCCTATCAGGAGGCAAGGCTTGAAGGGGGCATCGATGCCAAGCTCGTGCTCGTCGGTGACCGGCGCTGGGGAACCGACACCTTGACCGTGCTGGAGGGTTTGAAGGTCCGCGGGGACGTGATCGTCACCGGGTACGTGCCGGCGGAAGACTTGCCGGTGCTTTACGCCGGTTCGTCGCTGTTCGTCTTCCCATCTCTCTATGAAGGCTTCGGCCTGCCGGTCCTGGAGGCGCTGTCGTCCGGAGTCCCGGTGATCGTGTCGAAGGCCGGGGCGCTGCCGGAAGTGGTCGGGGACGCGGGATGCTGCGTCGATCCCGAAGATCCGACCGCCATGGCCGCCGCGATCGGCCGCGTGTTGAGGGACTCGGCTCTGCGGGAAAGCATGGCGGCCGCCGGGCTGAAGCGAGCCGCGTCGTTCAGTTGGACGCAGAGCGCGCGGCAAGTGTCGAGGTTGCTGCAGATTGTCACTGATCGGTCTCAATCGGCGGCCGGGTGA